One Pleuronectes platessa chromosome 9, fPlePla1.1, whole genome shotgun sequence genomic region harbors:
- the lmnb2 gene encoding lamin-B2 has product MATATPSREAGRPAASTPLSPTRISRLQEKQDLQHLNDRLAVYIDRVRSLELENDRLIVKVSEKEDVITREVSGLKSLYEAELADARRVLDDTAKERARLQIDLGKAQADLEEATRSVKKKDGDLAAALSRASGLEGQLHKSEAALSTAVSQNAALTSELADVKSLLAKAEDSHAVAKRQLEAETLMRVDSENRCQSLSEELEFRKSLFEEEVRDSRSRQEQRIVEVDSGVRQDYEFKLAQALQDLRKQHDEQVFLYKEELEQTFQAKLDNAKVSSEMNDRAVSTAREEVQESRMRIESLGYQLSALQKQVAASEDRIRELEEILSAERDKHRYAIEAKEQEMSELRERMNTQLSEYQELLDVKLALDMEINAYRKLLEGEEHRLRLSPSPSARVTVSRKTGSSSSHSSKRKRVDGNEVPDVARGEDQLLVSEEATASGAVTISPTDMDGNAVTLTNDTEQDQPLGSWRLKRQVDDGDEIVYKFSPKFILKAGQSVTVWSADAGVAHSPPSDLLWKSQASWGTGDDILTSLINTDGEEVARRSVIKTQLEVENGEEEEEEEEQTGKVSSRECAIM; this is encoded by the exons ATGGCGACTGCAACTCCAAGTCGTGAAGCTGGCCGGCCGGCGGCCTCTACTCCTCTCTCCCCGACCCGGATCTCTCGATTGCAGGAGAAACAAGACCTTCAGCATCTGAACGACAGACTCGCCGTCTACATCGACCGTGTCCGGTCATTGGAGCTGGAGAATGACCGGCTGATCGTCAAAGTGTCCGAGAAAGAGGATGTGATTACTAGAGAG GTGTCAGGTCTGAAGTCTCTGTATGAGGCAGAGTTAGCTGATGCACGACGTGTTCTGGACGACACTGCTAAAGAGAGAGCTAGGCTCCAGATAGACTTGGGCAAGGCTCAGGCTGACCTGGAAGAAGCCACTCGCAG TGTCAAGAAGAAGGATGGAGATCTTGCTGCAGCACTGTCCAGGGCCAGTGGTTTGGAAGGCCAGCTTCACAAGAGTGAAGCAGCTCTTTCTACAGCTGTAAGCCAGAATGCTGCGCTGACTTCTGAGCTGGCTGATGTCAAGAGCCTGCTGGCTAAG GCAGAGGACAGCCATGCTGTTGCTAAGCGCcagctggaggcagagacaCTGATGCGTGTAGACTCGGAGAACCGTTGTCAATCACTGAGTGAGGAGCTGGAGTTCAGGAAGAGCTTGTTTGAAGAG GAGGTGCGTGACTCAAGGAGTCGACAGGAGCAGAGAATCGTGGAGGTGGATTCTGGAGTCAGACAGGACTATGAGTTCAAACTGGCACAAGCTTTACAG GACTTAAGGAAGCAACATGACGAGCAAGTTTTTCTCTATAAGGAAGAACTGGAGCAAACCTTCCAGGCCAAG TTGGATAATGCCAAGGTGTCCTCAGAGATGAATGACAGGGCAGTGAGTACAGCcagggaggaggtgcaggagtcCCGTATGAGAATAGAGAGCCTTGGATATCAGCTGAGTGCCCTGCAGAAACAG GTGGCTGCCTCAGAGGATCGTATCAGAGAGCTAGAAGAAATTCTGTCAGCAGAGCGTGACAAGCACCGTTATGCCATCGAAGCAAAAGAACAGGAGATGAGTGAactgagagagaggatgaaCACTCAGCTCAGTGAATATCAGGAGCTGCTGGATGTGAAGCTTGCTCTTGATATGGAGATCAATGCATACAGGAAACtgctggagggagaggagcacaG ACTGAGGCTCTCCCCCAGCCCATCAGCTCGAGTCACTGTTTCCAGGAAGACAGGATCTTCTTCCTCGCACTCATCCAAGAGGAAGAGAGTGGATGGTAATGAAGTGCCCGATGTGGCAAGAGGAGAGGACCAGCTGCTAGTGTCGGAAGAGGCCACAGCTAGTGGAGCAGTCACCATATCACCTACTGACATGGATGGAAATGCAGTCACACTGACTAATGATACTGAGCAG gACCAGCCTTTGGGCAGCTGGAGGTTGAAGAGACAGGTTGACGATGGTGACGAGATTGTCTACAAGTTCTCCCCAAAGTTTATCCTAAAGGCTGGACAGTCAGTCACG GTATGGTCTGCTGATGCCGGCGTGGCCCACAGTCCCCCATCTGACTTGCTGTGGAAGAGCCAGGCTTCCTGGGGCACAGGAGATGACATACTGACTTCTTTGATCAACACTGATGGCGAG GAGGTGGCCAGGAGGAGTGTAATTAAGACTCAGCTGGAGGTAGAGaacggggaggaagaggaggaggaagaagaacagaca GGAAAGGTGTCATCCAGAGAGTGCGCCATCATGTGA